The Curtobacterium poinsettiae DNA segment CCGAGCGCGTACGTGCGGTCGGAGCTGATGAGGTTCGCCGCAGCGCAGTCGTCAGTCGTGATCGTCTCGTCGGACTCGGCGTTCTCGTCCCAGAGCTGCACCGCACCGTCGATGCACTCGTTGTAGACGGTCTCAGCCGCCTTCGTCGTGCTCGAGGCCGTCGGCTTCGGGTCCTTCGCTTCGGACGAGCTGCACGCCGTGACGCCGATCGCGGCGACGAGGGCGATGGATGCTGCGGCGAGGCCGCGGCGGAGCGTGGTGTTCATCGGGTTTCCTCTCCGAGGAGTTCGTTCGGCGCTGACGCCGTGCGGAAGAAGGGAGGCCCCTCCCGTCTCGTGGACGGGAGGGGCCGGGGTGCTACTTGGTGTCGGCCGGCAGCGTGAAGAGCTCGCTGCGCTCGGTCTTGCCGTTCTTGGTCAGCTCGAGGGCGAACCGGAACTCGGTCGCACCGCGGGAGACCGCGCGGTCGAAGGTCCAGTTGCCCTGCCCGTCCACCTCGAACGTTCCGGGGACGATCTGCGTGCCGGAGACGTTCAGCACGCGGTAGCTCGCGTCGGGCTCACCGGTGCCGGAGAAGGTGTTCACGACACCGGGGGTGACGGAACGGTTGGCGACGGTCACCGGAGCGAAGTCCGCGGCGGCGATCGTGAACAGCTCGGACTTCTCGGTCCGGCCGTTCTTGGTCTGCTCGATCACGAAGCGGAAGTTCGGTGCGCCGTTGGAGACGACGCGGTTGAACGTCCAGTTGCCCTGTGTGTCGATCTCGAACGTGCCGGGGACGATCTGGGTGCCGGAGACGTTGAGCACGCGGTAGGTCGCGCCGGGCTCACCGGTGCCGGTGAAGGTGTTCGAGCGACCCGGGGTGACCCGTTCCGGCGTCGTGACGGTCACCGGGGTGAGCGCCGCGGCGTTGATCGTGAACAGCTCGGACTTCTCGGTCTGGCCGTTCTTGGTCTGCTCGATCACGAAGCGGAAGTTCGGTGCGCCGTTGGAGACGACACGGTTGAACGTCCAGTTGCCCTGTGCGTCGATGTCCAGCGTGCCGGGGACGATCTGCGTCCCGGAGGCGTTGAGCACGCGGTAGGTCGCGCCGGGTTCACCGGTGCCGGTGAAGGTGTTCGAGACACCGGGGCGGACGGCGGCCGGCGTGGTGACGGTCACCGGCGCGAGGGCGGTGGCGTCGACCGTGAAGAGCTCGGACTTCGTGGTCTGGCCGTTCTTGGTCTGCTCGATCACGAAGCGGAAGTTCGGTGCGCCGTTGGAGACGACGCGGTTGAACGTCCACTTGCCGTTCTCGTCGATGTCCAGCGTGCCGGGGACGATCTGCGTCCCGGAGACGTTGAGCACGCGGTAGGTCGCGCCGGGTTCACCGGTGCCGGTGAACGTGTTCGAGCGCCCCGGAGTGACCGAAGCCGGGCCCGAGAGGGTGATCGGCGCGAGCTCGGTGTCGCGCTCGACCGTGGCGGTGACGGTCTTGCGGTCGACCTCGACGCCGTTGACCTTCTGGACGACGGTGAGCTCGTTGTCGCCGTCCTCCAGACCGGTGACAGTGATGCTCCAGGCGCCCGTCGTCTCGTCGGCGGTGGTGCGCTGGTCACCGATGGAGACCTCGGCACCCTTCGTGGCGGTCCCGGAGATGACCGCGGACATCGCGTCGTCGTCCACGGAGTCCACCGCCGCCGTGAGCGGAGCGGCGATGGTCGTCGCGGTGGTGCTGGACGTGTCGAACGACCCCTCGACCGCCGTTCCGGCGAGCGTGGTCGTCATCGAGGGCGTTCCGTCTGCGATCTCCGCCGGCGTCTCGACCTCGATGCTCCAACGGAGCAGCGACGCGTCCGGCAGGGTCCACGTGCTGCTGGTCGGCTTGAACGTGAAGGTGTAGGTCTTGCCGTCCATCGACAGGTCGCCGTTGGTGAGGGTGGCGGAACGGTTCGTCCAGTCCTCACCGGGCCGCTTGTAGGAGCCCTCGATGGTGTTCTGCCCCTCGGCGAAGGTGGTGCCCTCGGGCGCGGTGAACGTCACCTGCGCATCCGGACGGGACACGTCGCCCTTGGTCTGGAACTGCGCCTCGACCTTCGTCGTCTCGCCGCGCTGCAGGGTTGCAGCTGCGCCGTCCTGCCCGACGATCGCGGCGTCGTTGATCGTGACCGTGACCGGCTTCGAGTCAACCGTGTCGTTGCCGATCTTCTGCTCCACGAGCAGGCTGTTCGGGCCCGACTCCAGGCCGGGGACCTCGAGGCTCCAGTCGCCGTCCTCGTTCGCGGTCGCGCTCTGCTCACCGACGACGATCGTCGCACCCGGCGTCGCCGTGCCCG contains these protein-coding regions:
- a CDS encoding DUF3060 domain-containing protein; amino-acid sequence: MNTTLRRGLAAASIALVAAIGVTACSSSEAKDPKPTASSTTKAAETVYNECIDGAVQLWDENAESDETITTDDCAAANLISSDRTYALGSVGTITVEASNATITVSSTKKVFFSGSNNTLTYNGEAPEVDDQGKGNTITAAG